A section of the Pseudanabaena mucicola str. Chao 1806 genome encodes:
- the tyrS gene encoding tyrosine--tRNA ligase — MSLNQPNFATLLERGVVEIFPNNESENLRDRLQKRDRPLRIKLGIDPTRPDLHLGHTVALRKLRQFQDAGHKAVLIIGDFTAQIGDPTGRSEARPRLTPEEVAYNAETYLDQAKKILDFSSDRFELRRNGEWLNKLDLQQIITLQASMTVGQMLAKEGFSDRYEKGNPIYLHEFLYPLLQGYDSVAIDADVELGGTDQKFNILVGRDLQLNDPHRQGKPAQFGLLLPLLVGLDGVQKMSKSLGNYVGLTDEPLNMYSKLEKVPDPLVDKYFELLTDIDLATLPENPREKQKQLALTITSQYHSPEAALQAQQDAEKIVLAGNTTDLGDIPEFDLAQINFPAPLHYLVKASGLCKSNSEAQSQIKNGAVKLDGEKLGDRTFANVEELSGKVLQVGKKKFFRLI; from the coding sequence ATGTCTCTAAACCAGCCCAATTTTGCAACCCTATTAGAACGCGGTGTTGTTGAAATATTTCCCAATAATGAATCCGAAAACTTGCGCGATCGCCTTCAAAAGAGAGATCGCCCTCTCCGCATTAAATTAGGTATCGATCCCACCCGTCCCGACTTGCACCTCGGACATACCGTTGCCCTGCGGAAACTGCGCCAATTTCAAGATGCAGGACATAAGGCAGTATTAATTATTGGTGACTTCACGGCTCAAATCGGCGATCCCACAGGACGCTCCGAAGCAAGACCTCGCCTCACCCCTGAAGAAGTTGCCTATAATGCCGAAACCTATTTAGATCAAGCCAAGAAAATTCTCGACTTTTCCAGCGATCGCTTTGAGTTACGCCGCAATGGTGAATGGCTAAATAAACTCGATTTGCAGCAAATTATTACTTTGCAAGCGAGTATGACCGTCGGTCAGATGCTTGCCAAAGAAGGATTTAGCGATCGCTACGAAAAGGGCAATCCAATTTACCTGCATGAATTTCTGTACCCACTTTTGCAAGGCTATGACTCCGTAGCGATCGATGCCGATGTGGAGTTAGGTGGCACTGATCAAAAGTTTAATATTCTCGTCGGGCGTGATCTTCAATTAAATGACCCTCATCGCCAAGGTAAACCTGCCCAATTTGGACTATTACTACCCTTGCTGGTTGGCTTAGATGGTGTTCAAAAAATGTCTAAATCCCTTGGTAATTATGTTGGACTCACCGATGAGCCGTTGAATATGTACTCCAAACTCGAAAAAGTCCCCGATCCCCTAGTTGATAAATATTTCGAGCTACTCACCGATATCGATCTCGCTACGCTGCCCGAAAATCCTCGTGAAAAGCAAAAACAACTGGCCCTTACCATTACTAGCCAGTACCATAGCCCTGAAGCAGCCCTCCAAGCCCAACAGGATGCCGAAAAAATTGTCCTTGCGGGTAATACGACCGATCTCGGTGATATTCCTGAGTTTGATCTAGCGCAAATTAATTTTCCTGCTCCCTTGCATTACTTAGTTAAAGCATCAGGACTCTGTAAAAGTAATAGTGAAGCCCAAAGCCAAATCAAAAATGGGGCAGTCAAACTCGATGGCGAAAAATTAGGCGATCGCACCTTTGCAAATGTTGAAGAATTATCAGGCAAGGTATTGCAAGTCGGTAAGAAAAAATTTTTCCGATTAATCTAA
- the tilS gene encoding tRNA lysidine(34) synthetase TilS: MSVARYFTKRLRAELNVVMRSHLDLRDLRGANLLVAVSGGQDSLCLAKILLIQQVKYNWSLTIGHCDHQWRSDSRANAIHVENLAREWGIHFCMRIAETPSKSEAEAREWRYAKLVEMAQVNQCNYVMTGHTRSDRVETLLYNLMRGSGADGLAALAWQRSLTTEINLVRPLLNVSRYETAAFCLENQIPIWEDITNQSLDYRRNRLRLETIPYLQEHFNPQIERAIAQTAEILYSDVSYLEHQAHKFFEEGVSVIWDAHQPSLQRQLLQHQPLALQRRIIRQFLSHYLIHQVNFEDVERFLKLLDAPNRSQSEPFKGNVVAVIEHPWIYLRKGDNASSR; this comes from the coding sequence TTGAGTGTAGCTAGGTACTTTACTAAGCGATTGCGGGCTGAGCTAAATGTAGTTATGCGATCGCATCTTGATTTAAGAGATTTAAGAGGAGCCAATCTTTTAGTAGCGGTATCTGGTGGACAGGACTCTCTATGTTTAGCTAAAATCCTGTTAATACAGCAGGTAAAATACAATTGGAGTCTCACGATTGGACATTGTGATCATCAGTGGCGTAGCGACTCTAGGGCAAATGCTATTCATGTTGAAAACCTTGCAAGGGAATGGGGAATCCATTTTTGTATGAGGATCGCTGAGACTCCTTCTAAAAGTGAGGCTGAGGCAAGGGAATGGCGCTATGCAAAATTGGTGGAAATGGCGCAGGTCAATCAATGTAATTATGTAATGACAGGGCATACCCGTAGCGATCGCGTTGAAACTCTCTTGTATAACTTGATGCGAGGTAGTGGTGCTGATGGATTAGCAGCTTTGGCTTGGCAGCGATCGCTTACGACTGAGATTAACTTAGTGCGCCCTTTATTAAATGTCAGTCGTTATGAAACCGCAGCATTTTGTCTGGAAAATCAAATTCCTATTTGGGAAGATATTACTAATCAAAGTCTCGACTATCGCCGCAATCGTTTACGTTTAGAAACAATTCCCTATTTGCAAGAGCATTTTAATCCCCAGATAGAAAGAGCAATCGCGCAAACTGCCGAGATTTTGTATAGTGATGTGAGCTATTTAGAGCATCAAGCTCATAAATTTTTTGAAGAAGGGGTCTCTGTAATCTGGGATGCACATCAACCTAGTTTACAACGTCAACTTTTGCAGCATCAGCCTTTAGCTTTGCAAAGAAGAATCATCAGGCAGTTTCTATCACATTACTTAATCCATCAGGTAAATTTTGAGGATGTGGAGCGTTTTTTAAAGTTACTAGATGCTCCTAATCGCTCACAGAGTGAACCATTTAAGGGGAACGTTGTGGCTGTTATTGAACATCCTTGGATCTATCTTCGCAAAGGAGATAACGCAAGTTCGAGATGA
- a CDS encoding SpoIIE family protein phosphatase codes for MNFTRLVNKSSLKFRLSIAVVVPLILQIVAVVGLVSYLSYRNGQESVNRLASQVRTEVASRTNQVLEGYLKISYQITKNNINALKLKQINLEDKETIERYFAAQLQVYPMLGEIFVGQPDGTTIYVGRKFDGSLLAATTITVPHRALYQLDNLGDRRKFEKFDTFDARTHPWYKTATEKHGQSWSGVFHSRTIRNLGMVASEPYYDQQGNLVAVFSNFIMLQGITDFLTSLKISPTGQVFVMDQKGFLIATSTGEHSFLTKDTDGSLQQIQAIKSQNLLTARAVKYLQEEVEDFKQIRRMHELAFDIDGKRQYLLAQPYSDGKGLDWLVVVVFPEADFMEQINQNTQNILLLSIVALVLVIGLGMLTAKLITTPILRVCQAVNRLAKGDLSGQIAPSAITEINDLSNAFNQMSAQLKEDFETLEDEVRERTADLAIANQEIIILNENLHKDFWRLGSAIDVVRQMQMMILPNAKELKIEGLDIAAYMNAAADIGGDYYEVLNSDGVVTLGIGDVTGHGLESGILMLMTQTAVRTLKESGETDPVRFLDILNRTLYKNVQRINSEKCLTLSILNYANGQVSISGQHEETIVVRKTGAIERIDTMDLGFPIALDGDITAFINQVIVELQHGDGVILYTDGIPEAYDIHKNIYGIERMCYVISQYWHLPSEQIKDAIITDVMRHIGEQKVYDDITLLILKRE; via the coding sequence ATGAACTTCACTAGACTAGTCAACAAAAGCTCTTTAAAATTTCGGCTTAGTATCGCAGTAGTTGTACCGTTAATTTTACAAATTGTTGCTGTCGTTGGATTAGTTAGTTATTTGTCCTACCGCAATGGTCAAGAATCGGTAAATCGGTTAGCCAGTCAAGTCAGGACAGAGGTGGCTTCCCGAACTAACCAAGTTTTAGAAGGATATTTAAAAATCTCCTATCAAATCACCAAAAACAACATTAATGCATTAAAGCTTAAGCAGATTAATCTGGAGGATAAGGAAACTATAGAGCGTTACTTTGCAGCACAATTGCAGGTTTATCCAATGTTAGGGGAGATTTTTGTCGGACAGCCCGATGGTACTACGATCTATGTCGGGCGTAAATTTGATGGTAGCTTGCTCGCAGCAACCACGATTACAGTTCCCCATCGAGCCCTCTATCAACTGGATAATTTAGGCGATCGCCGTAAATTTGAGAAATTTGATACTTTTGATGCCCGTACTCACCCTTGGTATAAGACAGCCACAGAAAAACATGGACAATCATGGTCAGGGGTTTTCCATTCACGCACCATTCGGAATTTAGGAATGGTGGCATCAGAGCCATATTATGACCAACAGGGAAATCTTGTGGCTGTATTTTCTAATTTTATTATGCTACAAGGAATTACTGATTTCCTAACTAGTCTGAAGATTAGCCCTACAGGACAAGTTTTTGTGATGGATCAGAAAGGATTTTTGATTGCGACTTCCACTGGCGAACATTCTTTCCTTACCAAGGATACAGATGGAAGTTTGCAACAAATTCAGGCGATCAAAAGCCAAAATCTTCTTACTGCCAGAGCCGTGAAATATTTACAGGAAGAGGTTGAAGACTTCAAACAGATTCGGAGAATGCACGAACTTGCTTTTGATATAGATGGAAAACGTCAATATTTACTGGCTCAGCCTTATTCCGATGGCAAAGGTCTTGATTGGTTAGTAGTTGTAGTGTTTCCAGAAGCAGATTTTATGGAACAGATTAACCAAAACACTCAAAACATTCTGTTGCTTAGTATTGTCGCGTTAGTTTTGGTAATTGGACTAGGGATGTTGACGGCAAAGCTCATTACCACCCCGATCTTGCGAGTTTGTCAAGCTGTCAATCGATTAGCCAAGGGGGATCTAAGCGGACAGATTGCTCCTAGCGCGATCACCGAAATCAATGATCTATCCAATGCGTTTAATCAGATGTCGGCACAGCTTAAGGAAGACTTTGAGACCTTAGAAGATGAGGTTAGAGAGCGTACCGCGGATTTAGCGATCGCCAATCAAGAAATCATTATCCTCAATGAGAACCTCCATAAAGATTTTTGGCGACTAGGGTCGGCAATCGATGTTGTACGCCAGATGCAGATGATGATTTTACCCAATGCCAAAGAGTTGAAAATAGAAGGCTTAGATATTGCAGCTTATATGAATGCGGCGGCGGATATTGGGGGAGATTATTATGAAGTTCTCAATAGTGATGGAGTCGTCACCTTGGGGATTGGCGATGTGACAGGACATGGGCTAGAGAGTGGCATTTTGATGTTGATGACACAAACAGCCGTGAGAACTCTCAAGGAAAGCGGTGAAACAGATCCTGTAAGGTTTCTGGATATTTTAAATCGCACTCTCTATAAAAATGTGCAACGCATTAATTCTGAGAAATGTTTAACACTATCAATTCTCAATTATGCCAATGGGCAAGTCAGCATTAGCGGTCAGCATGAAGAAACAATTGTGGTACGTAAGACTGGTGCGATCGAGCGGATTGATACGATGGATTTGGGATTCCCAATCGCCTTGGATGGTGATATTACTGCTTTTATCAATCAGGTGATAGTTGAGCTACAGCATGGTGATGGGGTGATATTGTATACGGACGGTATTCCTGAAGCCTATGATATTCATAAAAATATTTATGGCATTGAACGCATGTGTTATGTCATTAGTCAGTATTGGCATTTACCATCTGAACAGATTAAAGATGCGATTATCACCGATGTAATGCGACATATAGGTGAACAGAAGGTGTATGACGATATTACTTTATTAATTCTTAAGCGGGAGTAA